The following is a genomic window from Hyphomicrobiales bacterium.
CCACGTTCGTACAGACAACCGCACCGAAACGGGTCGGACTGGAAAAAAATGCGATGATGCCGCACCGGGATCTTATCCGGTATGGCATCATCATTTGACGGAGAGGCGGCAGCGGCATTGATGCGGCCGGGCTCGCCGAACATTATGAGCGTAGAGGCATAAGAGGTGGGCATATGACGATCGATATTCGTAAGGTTGGCGTCATCGGTGCCGGCCAGATGGGCAGCGGCATCGCGCAGGTATGCGCCATCGCCGGATACGACGTTGCCCTCAACGATCTTAGCGAAGAGCGCGTCAACGCCGGCCTCGCCACGATCAGCGGCGGCCTGCAACGCCAGGTGAGCAAAAGCCATCTGACCGAAGAGGACCGTCAGGCCGCCGAGGCTCGGATCAGGCCAGCGCTGACGTTCGAGGCGCTTGGTGATTGCGATCTCGTCATCGAAGCCGCCACCGAGAACGAGACGGTAAAGCGCAAGATCTTCGTGGACCTGTGCCCGGCGCTCAAGCCCGATGCGATTGTCGGCACGAACACGTCGTCGATCTCGGTAACACGCCTCGCGGCCGCGACAGATCGTCCCGAGCGGTTCATCGGCATCCACTTCATGAATCCCGTGCCTGTGATGCAGCTCGTGGAGATCATCCGCGGCATCGCGACCGAGGATCCGACCTTCAAGGCCACGCAAGCCTTCGTCGCACGGCTCGGCAAGACGGCAACGCTGGCGGAGGATTTTCCCGCCTTCATCGTCAACCGCATCCTGCTGCCGATGATCAACGAGGCGATCTATACGCTCTATGAGGGCGTCGGGTCCGTGGAATCGATCGACACGGCCATGCGCCTCGGCGCCAACCACCCCATGGGGCCTTTGCAGCTCGCCGATTTCATCGGCCTCGATACCTGCCTTGCCATCATGCAGGTGCTGCACGATGGCCTGGCCGATTCCAAATATCGGCCCTGCCCTCTGTTGGTGAAATATGTCGAGGCCGGCTGGCTGGGGCGCAAGACCCGCCGCGGCTTTTACGACTACCGGGGTGAAAAGCCGACGCCGACGCGCTGACAGCGCTACCCACATACCTCTTTGCCGAATTGCGAACGTGGCCGTGAGTTCTCCTCACGGCTCGTTTGCGTTTGGCATCTTTCACATTAGCGACACAGCTCTTAAACTAACGTCCGCAGGCTTGTTTCTCGCAGTTGGCGATTCGCCTCGGAGGCGGTGCGGTGACGATACACGTCCCCCATCCAATGTCGCCGGAAGGTTGTCCGGCCCTCGTTCTCAATGCCGATTATCGGCCTTTGAGCTACTATCCCTTGTCCTTATGGAACTGGCAGGACGCGATAAAGGCGGTCTTCCTCGACCGCGTGAACATCGTGTCGGAATATGAAACCACGGTCCGCAGCCCAACTTTCGAAATAAGGCTGCCGTCCGTCGTTTCGCTGAAGACCTACATTCAGGCTTCGCGGCAACCTGCCTTCACGCGGTTCAACGTTTTCCTGCGTGATCGCTTCACGTGCCAATATTGCCAGTCCCGCGATGACCTCACCTTCGATCACGTGATTCCGCGCTCCAAAGGCGGCCAGACCACGTGGGAGAACGTCGTTACGGCCTGTGCGCCCTGTAACCTGCGCAAGGGCGACCTTCTGCCCCGGCATGCAGAGATGTGGCCAGCGCAGCAGCCTTACCAGCCGACAGTGCACGACCTGCATCACAATGGCCGGCATTTCCCGCCGAACTATCTGCATCACAGCTGGATGGACTACCTCTACTGGGATACGGAGCTCGAGCCGTAGAGCCGTCCGTCAGTTGCGGACAAGCTGCGCTTGAAAACAGACGCGCAGCGCCACCGGCTCCCCAAAAAATGCAGGAAGCGGACCATGCCGATCACGGCGCGTTTCTTGTATTTGCGATCAGATCCCATTTGGCCAAGCGCGGTCAGGCGGAGGTTGTCGCAGCGGGCAGCGTCCGAAGCCCAGATCCTGCAAGTTTTGGAAAAACGCTTTTTTTTAAAAAAAGCCGGGAACCCGATCGACAATGAGCCGTTAGGGCTACGGTGCTCGAATCCCCCCAACGAGCACTCTTCCTCTTCGACGAGCCCCCTCGTCCTGAGGCAAGTTAGCCCGCCCGCCTCCCCCGCGGGCGGGCGTCTTCATTTTTGGACGGACGGCGTACACAGACGCCCGCTTGCTTGGCCGGCATCCCTCCCATGCGTCCCGCCACCTTCCTCCATGCGCCCAACACCGCTAGCTTGAAGGTGATGCTGGCCGCCTGCGCGCCGCCCGCTCAACCCATCCCCTTTTTCAGGTCCGCTTGCGCGACGTAAGGTCCCGGCGTCCCGTGTGAGTTTGCGCGATGAGCATGCCATTGCTTCGCAATGATAACGACCCCTCCCCAGGGGGCGATCGACCTCACGCGGCCCAAAAGGCTCACCTTGCCGACGCCCCTTCTCCACCCGGCACGCAGGGTGATCTGCCGCCGCCAGCGGTCAAGAACGCCGTCTTCATCATCGGGGCCCTGTCGACCATCGGTCCGATGGCCATCGACATGTATCTGCCGGCCTTTCCCGCCATCGCCAGTGCCATGGCGACCGACGTCGGCATGGTGCAGCTCAGCATGGTGAGCTTCTTCGCGGCTCTGGTGTTCGGGCAGTTGATCTATGGTCCCGTCTCGGACGCCATCGGCCGCAAGAGGCCAATCTACGCCGGGCTTGTCCTGTTCGTGATCGCCTCGATCGGCTGCGCATTCGCCCAGACTGTCGAGATGCTGATCGCGCTGCGCTTCGTCCAGGGCATAGGCGCTTGCGCAGGCATGGTGCTCGCCCGCGCCATCATTCGCGATATTCATACCGGGCGCGAGGCGGTCAGGCTGATCGCGCTGACCATGCTGGTGCTGTCGGTATCGCCGATGCTCGCGCCTCTCGGCGGAAGCTTGCTCACCCAGTTCGTATCCTGGCGCGGAATTTTCCTCGTCATTGCCGCGAGCGGCGCCATCTGCCTGTGGCTGATGTGGTGGCAGCTACCCGAGACACGCCCGCCGGAGCGCCGAACGCAAGGCGGCCTGCGCGCGGCTCTCGCTTCCTACCGGATTCTGCTGCGAGATCGGCGCTTTCTCGGCACAGCGCTCATCTGCGGCTGCGGACAGGGCATCATGGTGTCCTATCTCACCGGCTCATCCTTCGCATTCATCGAAGTTTATGGCGTTTCGCCGGTCGGCTACAGCGTGGTCTTTGCCGTGAACGCATGCGCTCTCGTGGGCAGCGCGCAGATGAACGCAACGCTCGTGGGCCGCATCGGGTTACCGCGGCTGATCCGCGCCGCAACCTTGGCCGTATGTGTCTGCACGGTGGCGTTGGCGGCCCTTGTCCTGCTCGGCAATGCCCCGCTGCCGGTGTTCTGGGGCATCACCATCGTCCTGTTCGGCGGGCTCGGCTTCCTCAATCCGACGTCAGCCGTGTTCGCGCTCGAACCCCATGGCGCTCGCGCGGGTGCTGCGTCATCGATGCTGGGTGGCATTCAATTCAGCCTGGCGACCATCGCTGGCGGGGCCGTCTCGCTCTTTTTCGACGGCAGCGCGCGACCGCTCGTCATCGCCTTCGCCATATGCGGCATCGGCGCGGCGGTCCTCGCTCATTTTACGCTGCGGCGTTCGGCTTCCGCGCAAGTATGAGCCGCGACGATTTCAGTAAGGCGGTCGCGGGATTGCCATATGCGCGGCCTTCAGGGCATCGGACCAGCGCTGGCTAAGATCCGTGAAATAAGGCTCGCCAGCCTCGATCCGGTGCGATAGCCCCGTGACGTGGGAACCTCGCCGGATCATCAGAAGATCGATCGGCAACCCCACTGCGAGATTCGAGCGCATGGTGGAATCCATCGAGATCAGCCCGATCTTCAGAGCGTCATAGATATCGGTCTCGAAGGTGATGGCGCGATCAAGGATCGGCTTGCCGTATTTGTGCTCGCCGATCTGCAGGAAAGGCGCGTCAACGCCGCACTCAATGAAATTGCCGGCGGAATAGACCATGTACAGCGTCATCGGCCCGCCCTTGATCTGTCCTCCGAACAGGAAGGCGGCGTCGAACGAGAGCTGGGCCTCTCCCAGCGCCTCGCCGATCTCGTGACGCACCTGCCGGACGGCATGGCCGACGAGTTGCGCGGCATGGAACATGGTCGGCGCATCGATCAGCTTCTCGCGTATCTCGCCACCAGGGACGGTGACGCCTTCGCGCAGGAGGCCGAGCACGGATTGCGAAATGGAGAGATTGCCGGCGGTCGCGATGCCAAGCACCCGCTCGCCAGGGACCTCGATCACATGCAGCTTGCGAAAAGTCGAGATATTGTCGAACCCGGCATTGGTGCGGGTGTCAGCGATGAGAACGAGCCCGTCCTGGACCAGAATACCAGCACAATAGGTCATCAGGCGCATCTACTCCGCAAAGGCCGTCTTTTTCTATGGGCTGGATCAGACAGACACTTCAAGCCTGAGCCTGCCATTGGGCGGCCTTCTGCACAGTGAGTTTGACATCCATGCGTTCCTCGCCGCCGCCATAGCGGCTGCCACGCACGGGGGCGGCGCCGAGATAATCGAGACCGATGGCGACACGCACGTGGGCATCGGTGGGGCTTATGCCATTGGCGGGATCGAAGCCGACCCAGCCCAAGTCGGGAACCTTGGCTTCAACCCAGGCATGGGCGGCGTCCTGCACCGTCACCCCATCATTGCGCATGAAATGTCCCGAGACATAGCGGGCGGGAATACCGAGATGGCGCGCCGCCGCGATGAAGATATGGCTCAGGTCCTGGCATACGCCGCGCCGCAGCGCGAAGGCCTCGGCGGCCGTGGTGGTGACCTCGGTGGGGTGCGGATCAAATGCGATGTCGCGATGGATGCCGTTGAGCAGGCCGTGCAACAGCGACAGGCTGTCGGTCCCGTGGTCCGCCAGGAGCCCGTCGGCAAAATCGCGGATGGCGCTGTCAGCTTCCGTCAATGGTGTGGTCCGCAGATAGACGGCATCGGGAAAACGCTCGACCGTGCCGCGGATGACGCCTTGGGTGTCGACCGTCTCAACCTCACCGTTCACGGAGACCGTTACGCCCTTGAGCGGGCCCGCAACAGACAGGGTATGCGTGATATTGCCGAGTGAATCTTCGCCCAATCGCAGCCGGCCGTCGACATCGACCTCCACCCGCCAGCGCATGACACGCATGCCTTCATGGGAGCGAGGCGTCAGTCGCAGGATCTGGACCACCGCGCGCGCCGGAATGGCATAGGCATAGGTCGTGTCGTGAGCGATGGAGATGCGCATCGGGTTCGGCCGATCTTCGTCACGGGCGGCAAAGAGACTTAAGCCGTCATTGTAGAATGGGAAGCGCCTCATTGTGAAGGCCGGCAGAGAAAGCGGGAGCACGAGCCGCACAGCACCCGCCGGCCCGTTCTCCCGTCCTCAACGCTCCTTCCCGAACGATCTCACATCCCGAGACCACGCGGTCACGACAAGTATTGGTCGGCGATCGCCGCGCCGAGCTTGTTGTTTTCAGCCAGGAAGTTCGTGATGAACTCATGCAGTCCGGACTGGAAGATATCCTCGGTCCGCATATTGCTGAGTTTCGTCAGCATGCTCCCCGCGACGCGCTGGCTGGCACCACGCCGGCCGTAGGAATCGGCCATGAGATCCACATGGCGAACGATGGCATCATAGCAATAGATGAGCGAGCGGGGCATCTGACGGTTGAGAATGAGCAGATCGGCAACGAGCCACGGCTTTACGCTCTCCCGATAGACCCAGCGATAGGAGGTGAGCGCCGAAACCTCGCGCAAGATGGTCGTCCATTGAAAATAGTCGAGGCTGCCGCCGACCTGTTCGCTCTCCGGCAAAAGCACATGGTACTTCACGTCGAGGATGCGGGCCGTATTGTCCGCGCGCTCCAGCGCCGAGCCGACGCGCAGGAACCAATAGGCGTCGCTACGCAGCATGGTGCGATAGGCGGAACCATCGAAAGCGAGCGCCACCCCCTTCACCCAGTCGAGGAAGCGCGCGAAGTCGTCCGGGGCCATAGATTTGCTGTCGAACTTCTGCAGCTCATGCCAGGCGTCGTTGATCGCCTCCCACATCTCCACGGTCAGCGCGGTCCGCACGGCGCGCGCATTGGCGCGGGCCACCGCAAGGCAGGAGCGAATGGAGGACGGGTTGTCAGCACTGAATGCGAGAAACTCCCGCACCGTGAATTCGTTGGCGACGTCATAGCGCATGCGGAACGCCTGCGCCGCGCCTGCCGTCGCCAGCGCGCTGTCCCACTCCGTACCCGTCGCGCCATAACTGACTGGCACGGAGGTCAGCCGCATGGTGGCATCGAGGATCCGGGCCAGAAAATCGGCGCGCTCGATATAGCGTGCCGTCCAGAACAGGTTGTCGGCGGTGCGGGACAACATGGGCGGAACCTTGTTGCGCTGGGCACGCAGATAGGCCATCGGCCTCGCCACGCCTGGCTCATTCGCGAGCTGCCTCACGGAGGAGGTATCGGAGTCATGCATCGAGCACCCATGTGTCTTTGGTGCCGCCGCCCTGGCTGGAATTGACGACGAGCGATCCTTCCTTCAGCGCGACACGGGTAAGGCCGCCCGGCACGATACGAACCCCGTCCGTGCCGGTGAGCACGAAGGGGCGGAGATCGATGTGGCGCGGGGCAACGCCCGAGGCCACGAAGGTCGGGCAGGTGGACAAAGCGAGCGTCGGCTGCGCGATGAAGTTGTCGGGCGCATGTTTCAGCTTGCGTCGGAAGAGATCGAGTTCCTTGCTCGACGCATGCGGCCCCACGAGCATGCCGTAGCCACCCGAACCGTTGACCTCCTTCACCACGAGTTCACCGAGGTGGTCGAGCACGTAGGACAAGGCCTCCTTCTCCCGGCAGCGCCACGTCGGGACATTCCCGAGGATGGGTTCCTCGCCGAGGAAAAAACGGATGATCTCCGGCATGTAGCTGTAGATCGCCTTGTCGTCCGCGACGCCGGTGCCGACCGCATTCGCGAGCGTCACATTGCCCGCTTCGTAAGCGCTCATCAGCCCCGGCACGCCGAGGATGGAGTCGGGCCGGAACACGAGCGGATCCAGAAAATCATCATCGATGCGGCGATAGATGACATCGACGCGCTTCGGCCCGTCGGTCGTGCGCATGTAGACGATATCGTCGGTGACGAAGAGATCGGAGCCCTCGACGAGTTCCACGCCCAGCTTGTCTGCCAGGAAGGAGTGCTCGTAGAAGGCCGAATTGAACTGGCCGGGGGTCAGCAGCACCACCGTCGGATCCCGCCCGGCGCTGGTCGGCGCGACGGAACGCATGCTGGCCAGCAGGGCATCCGGATAGGTCTCGACCGGCGCCACCCGATGCGCGGTAAAGAGGTTGGGGAAGAGCCGCATCATCACTTCCCGGTTCTCCAGCATGTAGGAGACACCGGACGGCGTGCGCACATTGTCCTCGAGAACGTAGAACGTGCCTTCATCCACACGCACGAGGTCTATCCCCGCCATATGGACGTAAATGCCATGCGGCACAGGCCGGCCGACCATCTCCAGCCGGTAGTAGGGATTGCGATAGACGAGTTCGGCAGGCACCACGCCCGCCTTGATGCTCTCCCTCGGGCCATAGACATCGCGGAGAAACGCATTGAGGGCGTTGACGCGCTGGCGCAGGCCTCGCTCGACCCCCTCCCACTCCTTCTTCACGAGAACGCGCGGGATGATGTCGAATGGGATGAGCCGCTCGCTCATTTCCGCCTCGCCATAGACGGCGAAGGTTATGCCGATGCGGCGAAAAAACAGCTCTGCCTGGCTGCGGCGGGTCGCGAGGAGATCGGCCGGGGTATCCTCAAGCCAGGTCCTTAATCGCTCATAGGCGACGCGAACATTCGTTTCCCCGGTGTGCGTGGTGAAACCATGCATCTCGTCGAAGGCCGTCATTGGGATCGCCCTCCGTTTTATGGCAGCCGACTGGCTTGCCCCCACGATAGGGTTTTGCAATGCGCGTGCCAACAGTCGCATCGCGGGCATCGCCTGAAAGACCCAAGGGTCCCGCAAATTGGGCAGGAGCTGTGATTGGCTAATAAATAGGCAATTAGACGAACGTGCTGATCGCTCAGGCAATTGCGAGCTTCTGGAGGGGCCGCAGCCGCTGGGGAGCCCCACCCGACCTCGCTGACGCGAGGCCACCCTTCCCTTTGGTGGAGTCCCCCTTGTGGGAGGGATCGGCGCGGCCCTTCCGGGAGATTCCTAGTCTGATTACTGCCGTTGCTGGCACCTGATCAGCGTACACAAGCGGAGATTTTGAAAGCTCAGCGCCAGCCACCGCAATCCCTCCCCCTTGGGGGAGGGTGGCCTCGCGTCAGCGAGGTCGTGTGGGGTCACGGGATCAGGATCGATGCTCTGGCGGCCATGATTGTGTTTTTGTTGTCCTCTGGCTGAGAGACCAAGACGCAACCCACCGTCAGGCGTCCATGGCCTCCAGCTCATCGATGAGACCAGCGATCATCGACAGACCGATCTGCCAGAAGGCCGGGTCGCGTGCATCGAGCCCGAATGGCGCCAGCAGCTCCGTATGATGCTTGGTGCCGCCTGCCGACAGCATGTCGAAATATCGCTCGACGAAGCCATCCGGCGTGCGCTGGTAGACGCCATAAAGCGAGTTCACGAGACAATCGCCGAAAGCATAGGCGTAGACATAGAACGGCGAGTGGATGAAATGCGGAATATAGGTCCAGAAGGTCTCGTAGCCTTCGCCGAGACGGATGGCCGGCCCCAGGCTCTCGCGCTGCACCTCGAGCCACATCTCGCCAAGGCGATCTGCGGTCAGCTCTCCTTGCCGGCGCTCCGTATGAACCTTGAACTCGAAGCTGTAGAACGCGATCTGGCGCACGACCGTGTTGATCATGTCCTCGACCTTCGCCGCCAGCATTGCCTTGCGCTGGCTCGGCGCGGTGGTCCCGGCGAGAAGCTTCCGGAATGTCAGCATCTCGCCAAACACGGATGCCGTCTCGGCGAGTGTCAGCGGAGTGGGCGCCATGAGCGCGCCATTCGGCGCGGCGAGCACCTGGTGGACGCCATGGCCGAGTTCATGGGCCAGCGTCATCACATCACGCGGCTTGCCCTGGTAGTTGAGCAGCACATAGGGATGCGCCGAGGGCACGGTGGGATGCGCAAAGGCACCCGGCGCCTTGCCCGGCCGCACGGGAGCATCGATCCAGCGCTCGTCGAAGAAGCGCCTGGCGATATCGGCCATGCGCGGCGAGAAATCGCCATAGGCGCCGAGAACCGTGTCGCGCGCCTGCGACCACGGGATCGCGGGCAGGTCAAGTTTCGGCAGCGGCGCGTTGCGATCCCAGTGGTTCAGCGCATCCATGCCGAACCAGCGCGCCTTGAGGGCGTAGTAGCGGTGGGACAGGCGCGGATAGGCCTCGCGCACCGCCGTCACCAGCGCCTCGACGACTTCGGGCTCCACGCGATTGGCGAGATGGCGCGAGTCGGCCACGCCGGAGAAACCACGCCAGCGATCCGAAATCTCCTTGTCCTTGGCAAGGGTGTTGGTGATCAGCGCGAAGGTCCGCACATTGGCCTTGAACACCTCCGCCAGCGCATCCGCGGCCCGCTTGCGCACCGCGCCGTCCGGATCCTGCAGGCGGTTCAAGGTCGGCTCGAGGGTCAGTTCCTCGCCGTCGAGCTTGAAACGCAGCGATGACATGGTCTCATCGAACAGGCGGTTCCAGGCCCCCCGCCCGGTCACCGACTTCTCGTGGAACAATTGCTCCAGCTTGTCGTCGAGCTGGTAAGGCTTGTCCTTGGCGATGTCCTCGAGCCACGGGCGCCAATGGGCGAGCGGCCCATCCTTCATGGCCTGGCCGAGCACCGCCTCGTCGATGCGGTTGAGCTCCAGCGTGAAGAACAGGAGATCGGAGCTCGCCGTCGTCAGCCGATCCTGAGTATCTCCGTAGAACTTTGCGCGGACCGGATCGGTCGTATCCCCGGCATAGACGAGCGAGGCATAGGCCATGATCCGTCCGAGGAGGTCCTCCAACGTTTCATATGCTTTCAGCGGCCCCGCCAGGGCCGCACTTGCGTCGGTGCTGCGCGCCAGCGCATCGAGCTTGCCGCGATAGGTGTCGGCGAATGCCTTGCTCTCGGTTTCCGCCTTGGCAAGATCCGCAGCAAACTCCTGCGAATCCATACCCGGATAAAGTTGCGACAAATCCCATTCCGGCAGCTGGTCCACGGCATTCACAATCGACATCGTCTCTCTTTCCTAGAGGCTTTGGGGATCCGGCTGCCATTCGCGCGATCTGCGCGCACAGGGTGCCAAAACACACCTTAATATCTGGGTCGCGAGGGCGTTTTGATCAATGCCTGCGAAGGTGCGATTGATCAGCCAAGGTTTTCGCACGCGTCATTAACAAGAGCTTTACATTTGATGTGGAGCATTGGCTCGAAACGACACAGCACGATTCGGCACCTATGTCGGGCCGGGGAAAAATACTTGCGTGGGCGGGCTTGCGCGCAAGACCCTCTCCTCGATCACCGACTTCACAGCAGGGATTGCATCGTCCATGGGTATCGCCATGGGTGATGCGTCTATCACCCTTTCCTCTAACCAATCACGGCCTGCATGACGAGCATCCTCATCGTCGATGACGACCCTGTACAGCGCCGCCTTCTCGAAGCGATGGTCCGCCGCTTCGGCTATGAGGCCGCGATCGCCGAAACGGGACAAGCGGCCCTCGATAGGCTGAGCGAGCCAACGGCGTCTCCCTTCGATCTCGTCGTGCTCGACCTTGTGATGCCGGATCTCGACGGCATGGGTGTTCTGAGCGCGATGCGCGAACGCGGCATCGACGTGCCGGTCATCGTGCAGACGGCCCATGGCTCCATCGAAACGGTGGTCTCGGCCATGCGCGCCGGCGCCGCTGACTTCGTCGTGAAGCCGGTCGGCGCCGAGCGCCTCCAGTTCTCCATCAAGAATGCACTCCGCACCGGGGCGCTCGAAAGCGAAATCCGGCGCATGTCGCGGCGCGCGGCCGGAGCGCTGTCGATCAAGGATATCACGACCCGCAGCGCTGACATGGGGCGTGCGCTCAGGCTCGCCGAGCGCGCCGCGCGTTCGATGATTCCGGTGCTGATCGAGGGGGAGTCGGGCGTCGGCAAGGAAGTCATGGCGCGCGCCATTCAGGGGTCCGGCGAGCGCCGGGGCAAGCCCTTCGTCACCGTGAACTGCGGCGCCATCCCGGAAAATCTCGTCGAGTCCATCCTGTTCGGCCATGAAAAGGGAGCCTTCACAGGCGCGACCGACAAGCATGTCGGCAAATTCGTGGAGGCGAGCGGCGGCACGCTCTTTCTCGATGAGATCGGCGAGCTGCCCTTGGATTCGCAGGTCAAACTGCTGCGCGCCATCCAGGAGGGCGAGGTCGACCCCGTCGGTGGGCGCAAATCGATCAAGGTCGATATCCGCCTGATCTCGGCAACCAACAAGAGCCTGCTCGATCTCGTCAAGCGAGGCCAGTTCCGCGAGGACCTCTACTATCGGCTCAACGTCTTCCCCATGACGTTGCCGCCGCTCCGGTCGCGGCCGGAGGACATCCCTGGCCTCGCCATGACGTTTCTCGCGCGTTTTGCGGCGGAGGAAGGCAAGCGCGTGCGCGGCTTTTCCCAGGACGCACTCGACATGCTCGCCCGCTACACCTGGCCCGGCAACGTGCGTCAGTTGGAGAACGTACTGTTCCGCGCCGTCGTCCTCGCCGACGGGGATGAACTGACGATGGCGGAATTCCCACAGATCGCCGCCCAGATGGAAGGCTTCGAAGTGCGCGTTCCGCCCGCCCCACCTGCCGAGGCGGTGCCGGCCGCGCCCTCGCTGCACGAAGTCGTGCGCGTGGAGGTCCGCGACCCCAGCGCGATTACGCTGCTCGATGGACAGGGCGAGCTCAGGCCGCTCGAAGAGGTGGAAGCTGAGGCCATTCGCTTCGCCCTCCGCCACTACCGCGGCCACATGTCCGAAGTTTCGCGCAAACTCGGCATTGGTCGCTCCACGCTTTACCGAAAACTCAAGGATATGGGGTTATTGGACAACGTTGACGGGGGCGAGCCAGCTACCGACCCCGGCTAGGGGATGTGTCCGTTTGGACACGGCGCGCCGGCAGTTTGCACCAAACCTCGCCCACCGGGCTCCAGCGGGTTGTCACATCCTCTGGATACCGCCATGAAACTTTTCTCAGTCGCGTCGATCGTGATGGTCGCGCTGATAGGGATATTGCGATGCGGATTGTTTGCACCGGGACTTTGATACTCGGTCTCGGAAGCCTCGGCCTTGGTCTGTCTATAGCGCCTGCCATGACGTCCCTGGCTTTCGCCCAGGATATGCCCGCGGCGATCACTGATAATGCCGCGACGCTGGCCTCGCCTTCTGCTTCGTCCGTCAGCGACCTGAAGCCGGCAAACGATCAACCCCTCACACTCGGCCCTGAGGGCTCCACCCCGTCGTCGGCATCGACCGCCGTAATGGTGACGCCCGAGGCATCGCAGGGCGAGCCGGGAACCGTGGCGGCAAGCCCGGCCGATGGATTGACCACCGGCTCGCTCGCCGCGCCCGCGGACAACCCCACGGTGGTCTTTCCGGAGATCGTGGTTCCGGACGTGGTCGTCTCCATCCCTGCC
Proteins encoded in this region:
- a CDS encoding putative alpha-E superfamily protein (Evidence 3 : Putative function from multiple computational evidences), which encodes MHDSDTSSVRQLANEPGVARPMAYLRAQRNKVPPMLSRTADNLFWTARYIERADFLARILDATMRLTSVPVSYGATGTEWDSALATAGAAQAFRMRYDVANEFTVREFLAFSADNPSSIRSCLAVARANARAVRTALTVEMWEAINDAWHELQKFDSKSMAPDDFARFLDWVKGVALAFDGSAYRTMLRSDAYWFLRVGSALERADNTARILDVKYHVLLPESEQVGGSLDYFQWTTILREVSALTSYRWVYRESVKPWLVADLLILNRQMPRSLIYCYDAIVRHVDLMADSYGRRGASQRVAGSMLTKLSNMRTEDIFQSGLHEFITNFLAENNKLGAAIADQYLS
- a CDS encoding putative proteasome-type protease (Evidence 3 : Putative function from multiple computational evidences), giving the protein MRLMTYCAGILVQDGLVLIADTRTNAGFDNISTFRKLHVIEVPGERVLGIATAGNLSISQSVLGLLREGVTVPGGEIREKLIDAPTMFHAAQLVGHAVRQVRHEIGEALGEAQLSFDAAFLFGGQIKGGPMTLYMVYSAGNFIECGVDAPFLQIGEHKYGKPILDRAITFETDIYDALKIGLISMDSTMRSNLAVGLPIDLLMIRRGSHVTGLSHRIEAGEPYFTDLSQRWSDALKAAHMAIPRPPY
- a CDS encoding 5-methylcytosine-specific restriction endonuclease McrA, translated to MTIHVPHPMSPEGCPALVLNADYRPLSYYPLSLWNWQDAIKAVFLDRVNIVSEYETTVRSPTFEIRLPSVVSLKTYIQASRQPAFTRFNVFLRDRFTCQYCQSRDDLTFDHVIPRSKGGQTTWENVVTACAPCNLRKGDLLPRHAEMWPAQQPYQPTVHDLHHNGRHFPPNYLHHSWMDYLYWDTELEP
- a CDS encoding hypothetical protein (Evidence 5 : Unknown function) codes for the protein MGSDRKYKKRAVIGMVRFLHFLGSRWRCASVFKRSLSATDGRLYGSSSVSQ
- a CDS encoding putative Transglutaminase-like cysteine protease (Evidence 3 : Putative function from multiple computational evidences) yields the protein MRLVLPLSLPAFTMRRFPFYNDGLSLFAARDEDRPNPMRISIAHDTTYAYAIPARAVVQILRLTPRSHEGMRVMRWRVEVDVDGRLRLGEDSLGNITHTLSVAGPLKGVTVSVNGEVETVDTQGVIRGTVERFPDAVYLRTTPLTEADSAIRDFADGLLADHGTDSLSLLHGLLNGIHRDIAFDPHPTEVTTTAAEAFALRRGVCQDLSHIFIAAARHLGIPARYVSGHFMRNDGVTVQDAAHAWVEAKVPDLGWVGFDPANGISPTDAHVRVAIGLDYLGAAPVRGSRYGGGEERMDVKLTVQKAAQWQAQA
- a CDS encoding Bcr/CflA family efflux transporter — protein: MSMPLLRNDNDPSPGGDRPHAAQKAHLADAPSPPGTQGDLPPPAVKNAVFIIGALSTIGPMAIDMYLPAFPAIASAMATDVGMVQLSMVSFFAALVFGQLIYGPVSDAIGRKRPIYAGLVLFVIASIGCAFAQTVEMLIALRFVQGIGACAGMVLARAIIRDIHTGREAVRLIALTMLVLSVSPMLAPLGGSLLTQFVSWRGIFLVIAASGAICLWLMWWQLPETRPPERRTQGGLRAALASYRILLRDRRFLGTALICGCGQGIMVSYLTGSSFAFIEVYGVSPVGYSVVFAVNACALVGSAQMNATLVGRIGLPRLIRAATLAVCVCTVALAALVLLGNAPLPVFWGITIVLFGGLGFLNPTSAVFALEPHGARAGAASSMLGGIQFSLATIAGGAVSLFFDGSARPLVIAFAICGIGAAVLAHFTLRRSASAQV
- the hbdA gene encoding 3-hydroxybutyryl-CoA dehydrogenase, translated to MTIDIRKVGVIGAGQMGSGIAQVCAIAGYDVALNDLSEERVNAGLATISGGLQRQVSKSHLTEEDRQAAEARIRPALTFEALGDCDLVIEAATENETVKRKIFVDLCPALKPDAIVGTNTSSISVTRLAAATDRPERFIGIHFMNPVPVMQLVEIIRGIATEDPTFKATQAFVARLGKTATLAEDFPAFIVNRILLPMINEAIYTLYEGVGSVESIDTAMRLGANHPMGPLQLADFIGLDTCLAIMQVLHDGLADSKYRPCPLLVKYVEAGWLGRKTRRGFYDYRGEKPTPTR
- a CDS encoding hypothetical protein (Evidence 5 : Unknown function); translated protein: MSRPAGWGARPAAAFTTTGVKSRRRRADSATHIPLCRIANVAVSSPHGSFAFGIFHISDTALKLTSAGLFLAVGDSPRRRCGDDTRPPSNVAGRLSGPRSQCRLSAFELLSLVLMELAGRDKGGLPRPREHRVGI